A single genomic interval of Lewinellaceae bacterium harbors:
- a CDS encoding ABC transporter ATP-binding protein, whose protein sequence is MIRLKNIRKAYKTGYSQLEVLKGIDLDIEAGAFASIMGSSGSGKSTLLNIIGILDEYDNGDYYLDGKMIKGLSQTEAAQYRNRFIGFVFQSFNLLPFKTAQENVALPLYYQKMDRRKRQELAMEYLDMVGLADWAEHLPNQLSGGQQQRVAIARALITQPKVILADEPTGALDSKTSFEVMQLFKKVNMEGMTVIIVTHENDIAAMTRRIIRLRDGVIENGNATLSASS, encoded by the coding sequence ATGATCCGACTGAAGAACATTCGAAAAGCTTATAAAACCGGCTACAGCCAACTGGAAGTGCTCAAAGGCATCGATCTCGATATCGAAGCGGGCGCTTTCGCCTCCATCATGGGCTCTTCCGGTTCCGGCAAATCTACCTTGCTCAACATCATCGGCATCCTCGATGAATACGACAACGGCGATTACTACCTCGATGGAAAAATGATCAAGGGCCTCAGCCAAACCGAAGCGGCCCAGTACCGCAACCGCTTCATCGGCTTCGTCTTCCAGTCTTTCAACCTCCTTCCGTTCAAAACTGCGCAGGAAAACGTCGCCCTGCCTCTTTACTATCAGAAGATGGACCGCCGCAAACGCCAGGAACTCGCGATGGAGTACCTCGACATGGTGGGGTTGGCCGACTGGGCCGAGCACCTTCCCAACCAGCTCTCCGGCGGCCAGCAGCAGCGGGTGGCCATCGCACGGGCCCTCATAACCCAACCGAAAGTAATACTGGCGGACGAACCTACCGGCGCGCTCGATTCCAAGACCTCCTTTGAGGTGATGCAACTGTTCAAAAAGGTAAATATGGAAGGAATGACCGTCATCATCGTAACCCACGAAAATGATATAGCCGCCATGACCCGGCGAATCATCCGCCTGCGGGACGGCGTCATCGAAAATGGCAATGCTACGCTAAGCGCCAGTTCTTAA
- a CDS encoding ABC transporter permease: MLDRDTWQEILGTIKKHKLRTGLTALGVFWGIFMLVFVLGMGKGLENGVFRGFGERAKNVMYVWPERTSQPYKGFQPGRRPQLRLEDIMAIRQNIPDVQFIAPRLELGTVPVFYNDIGDNYELRGELPDMIRIEALQLHQGRYINALDIENSRKVAVLGKRTAEVLFGNKACIGEYIRIKGVEFRVVGVFGPMQIKPWTESDLESVVIPLTAMYRTFSTGERVDYFVCSAAPDVLVSTIEPQVRSLLKKRHNVAPDDPQGIGGFNLEAEYRSIVNLFGGIRAFLWFVGIGTLLAGIVGVSNIMLITVKERTKEIGIRKALGAPPRSIINMVLAESIAITSVSGYLGLIAGTFVIGGINYLMVANNLEPDNFYNPQVNLTVGLGAIVLLILAGAAAGFIPAMQAARVNPVIALKDE; the protein is encoded by the coding sequence ATGCTCGACCGGGACACCTGGCAGGAAATACTGGGAACGATAAAGAAGCACAAGCTCCGCACCGGGCTGACGGCCCTGGGCGTATTCTGGGGCATCTTCATGCTCGTATTCGTTCTCGGCATGGGCAAGGGGCTGGAAAACGGGGTGTTCCGGGGTTTTGGCGAACGCGCCAAGAACGTCATGTATGTATGGCCGGAACGCACGTCCCAGCCTTACAAAGGTTTCCAGCCTGGACGCCGGCCCCAACTCAGGCTGGAAGACATCATGGCCATTCGCCAGAACATCCCGGATGTCCAGTTTATTGCTCCCCGGCTGGAACTGGGCACGGTCCCGGTATTTTACAACGACATCGGAGACAACTACGAACTGCGAGGCGAACTGCCGGATATGATCCGCATTGAGGCATTGCAGTTGCACCAGGGGCGGTACATCAATGCCCTTGATATCGAGAACAGCCGGAAGGTGGCTGTACTGGGAAAACGAACGGCGGAGGTGCTCTTTGGAAACAAGGCGTGCATCGGAGAATATATCCGCATAAAAGGGGTAGAATTCCGGGTGGTCGGCGTTTTCGGGCCTATGCAGATCAAACCCTGGACGGAGAGCGACCTGGAATCCGTCGTCATTCCCCTGACGGCCATGTACCGCACCTTCAGCACCGGCGAGCGCGTGGATTACTTCGTCTGTTCGGCCGCGCCTGATGTGTTGGTCAGCACGATCGAACCCCAGGTGAGAAGCCTGCTGAAAAAGCGGCACAACGTCGCGCCGGACGACCCGCAGGGCATCGGCGGGTTCAACCTGGAGGCAGAATACCGTAGCATAGTCAACCTCTTTGGCGGCATCCGGGCCTTTCTCTGGTTTGTAGGGATCGGCACCCTGCTGGCGGGCATCGTAGGCGTGAGCAACATCATGCTGATCACGGTCAAGGAACGGACCAAGGAGATCGGGATTCGGAAAGCCCTGGGGGCCCCGCCGCGGTCCATTATCAACATGGTCCTGGCGGAGTCGATTGCCATCACCTCCGTTTCAGGGTACCTGGGCCTCATCGCCGGCACCTTCGTCATCGGAGGGATCAACTACCTGATGGTGGCCAACAACCTGGAACCGGATAATTTTTATAATCCTCAGGTCAACCTTACCGTTGGCCTGGGCGCCATCGTGCTGCTCATCCTGGCTGGCGCCGCTGCCGGGTTCATTCCGGCTATGCAGGCCGCGCGGGTCAATCCGGTGATTGCGTTGAAGGATGAGTAG
- a CDS encoding HlyD family efflux transporter periplasmic adaptor subunit: MNKGCLIGLGAFLLIATIGLSVYFYQQNKRGPDNFETEKPILSDIVKKTVATGAIKPRQEVQVKPQVSGVVDELFVEAGQMVKKGDKLARIKLVPSEVNINNAQSNVELARLRLQEAQRELARQKEVYQKNLDVEEARVSFDNAKQEEERQRKLFEEGVVSQQDYNRFKVDLEIRKAALDNAKIISGNNIKQFETNVDIRRQELDAAINNLQLLREGASRNSKQVANIVTATLDGMVLDVPVEEGTSVIERNNFNEGTSIAIIADMGNLIFEGKVDEADVGKLREGMPMELTVGAIESGKFDATLEFISPKGEDEEGTVKFEVRAAVKSTGDTFLRAGYSANADIILDRRQQVVSIKERDVLFEDDTTYVEIKNGDDAFEKRLVKLGLSDGIQVEVLEGVDTTHQVKVQLAKS, encoded by the coding sequence ATGAACAAAGGCTGCCTCATTGGACTCGGAGCGTTCCTCCTCATCGCCACTATTGGGCTGAGCGTTTACTTTTATCAGCAAAATAAAAGGGGACCGGATAATTTCGAAACGGAAAAACCCATACTCTCTGACATCGTAAAGAAAACAGTGGCCACCGGCGCCATAAAACCACGACAAGAGGTGCAGGTAAAGCCCCAGGTTTCGGGGGTCGTCGACGAGCTGTTCGTCGAAGCCGGGCAGATGGTCAAAAAAGGAGACAAACTGGCCCGCATCAAGCTGGTGCCCAGCGAGGTCAACATCAACAACGCCCAGTCGAATGTAGAACTGGCCCGCCTGCGCCTCCAGGAAGCACAGCGCGAGCTGGCCCGCCAAAAGGAGGTATACCAAAAAAACCTGGATGTGGAAGAGGCCCGCGTCAGCTTCGACAACGCCAAACAGGAGGAAGAACGGCAGCGGAAACTCTTCGAAGAGGGCGTAGTTTCCCAGCAGGACTACAACCGTTTCAAGGTAGACCTCGAGATCCGAAAGGCTGCCTTGGATAATGCAAAAATCATATCGGGCAACAACATCAAGCAGTTTGAAACCAATGTCGATATCCGCCGCCAGGAACTCGACGCGGCGATCAACAACCTGCAACTGTTGCGCGAAGGCGCCAGCCGCAATTCCAAACAGGTGGCCAACATAGTAACCGCCACTCTCGATGGCATGGTGCTCGACGTTCCGGTCGAGGAAGGCACCTCGGTGATCGAGCGCAACAATTTCAACGAAGGCACCAGCATTGCCATTATTGCAGACATGGGCAACCTCATCTTCGAAGGCAAAGTGGACGAAGCCGATGTCGGCAAACTGCGCGAAGGCATGCCCATGGAACTCACGGTAGGGGCCATTGAAAGCGGCAAGTTCGACGCCACCCTGGAGTTCATCTCGCCCAAAGGAGAAGACGAGGAGGGAACCGTCAAATTCGAAGTCCGCGCGGCCGTCAAATCCACTGGAGACACCTTCCTGCGCGCCGGCTACAGCGCCAACGCCGACATCATCCTCGACCGCCGCCAACAGGTGGTCTCTATTAAAGAACGGGATGTGCTCTTTGAGGACGACACCACCTACGTGGAAATTAAAAACGGAGACGATGCGTTCGAAAAACGCCTGGTGAAGCTGGGCCTTTCCGAT
- a CDS encoding ABC transporter permease — MIDFDKWQEIFNSIRRHPLRTILTALGVFWGIFMLVLLLGAGQGLQNGVEYEFRDDATNSVWIRRGVTSIPYQGLPKGRRIRFSNEDYDMLAEHFDEVDQLTGRFYLSGDQTITYGKTALSYSVRAVHPGHRYLENTIMESGRFINETDLKEFRKVAVIGAVVQKDLFGDEPPLGKEIKIGSTIYTVVGTYTDTGGDGEMRIIYIPVSTAQKVYAGTDELHQLMFTTKDMELPAIQQLQEEVREAFARRHQFDLADRKALYIFGAAEEYQKFMNLFAAIRAFVWFVGLGSIVAGVIGVSNIMLIVVKDRTKEIGIRKALGATPRSIIAMILQESILITAVAGYLGLLAGVGAISLMESISVEYFRAPQVNLGVGIAATLILVLSGALAGLMPARKAAQINPVVAMREGG; from the coding sequence ATGATCGACTTCGACAAGTGGCAGGAAATATTCAATTCTATCCGGCGCCACCCTCTTCGCACCATTCTAACCGCCCTCGGCGTATTCTGGGGCATCTTCATGCTCGTCCTCCTGCTGGGCGCCGGCCAGGGCCTGCAGAATGGCGTGGAATACGAATTCCGGGACGACGCCACCAACAGCGTCTGGATTCGACGGGGCGTGACCTCCATCCCCTACCAGGGGTTGCCCAAAGGCCGGCGGATACGGTTTTCCAATGAAGATTACGATATGCTCGCCGAGCATTTTGACGAAGTGGACCAACTCACCGGGCGCTTTTACCTCTCCGGAGACCAAACGATCACTTACGGGAAAACGGCCCTTTCCTATTCGGTGCGAGCGGTGCATCCGGGCCACCGTTACCTGGAAAACACCATTATGGAAAGCGGCCGGTTCATCAATGAAACCGATTTGAAGGAATTTCGCAAAGTGGCTGTCATCGGGGCTGTCGTCCAGAAAGATCTCTTTGGCGATGAGCCGCCGCTGGGCAAGGAGATCAAGATAGGAAGTACCATATATACGGTGGTAGGCACTTATACAGATACCGGCGGGGATGGCGAAATGCGGATCATTTACATCCCTGTTTCTACCGCGCAAAAGGTCTATGCCGGCACCGACGAGCTGCACCAGCTGATGTTTACGACCAAAGATATGGAGTTGCCCGCTATACAACAGTTGCAGGAAGAAGTCAGAGAAGCATTCGCCCGCCGCCACCAGTTCGACCTGGCGGACCGCAAGGCTTTATACATTTTTGGCGCAGCGGAAGAATACCAGAAGTTTATGAACCTCTTTGCCGCCATTCGCGCTTTTGTATGGTTCGTAGGCCTGGGCAGCATCGTCGCCGGCGTGATCGGCGTCAGCAACATCATGCTGATCGTCGTAAAAGACCGAACCAAAGAGATCGGCATCCGCAAAGCCCTGGGGGCCACTCCCCGTTCGATCATTGCGATGATCCTTCAGGAATCCATACTGATCACCGCTGTGGCCGGCTACCTGGGGCTGCTGGCCGGCGTCGGGGCAATCAGCCTGATGGAATCCATATCCGTTGAATATTTCCGCGCTCCTCAGGTCAACCTGGGCGTGGGCATCGCAGCTACGCTGATTCTGGTGCTTTCCGGAGCGCTCGCCGGCCTGATGCCGGCGCGGAAAGCGGCGCAGATCAACCCGGTAGTGGCTATGCGGGAGGGGGGGTAA